One window of the Pyxicephalus adspersus chromosome 5, UCB_Pads_2.0, whole genome shotgun sequence genome contains the following:
- the LOC140331786 gene encoding uncharacterized protein — MQNSERSTRFGRKLSEHTASPGPESHGDPGQYLCIECSETFDTRLELNSHRQSHVTKKQFTCTHCGRGFHHQVFLQMHERSHEDGAPVRSTSRIISTRSSKISDVVKPTYTKPQRLLNSIVEIRNEQKVCQTFTPKEFVTRRSHGAASPSGQKKDSLEKKNLFQLRISKYSDTTVHLLDSFGNSIEILADVFNTYTIGEPNKNGLTTNNDEACEKNDEASSNDLTEKPSVSLQSNPTEPSQLETDGDLFTSLEPITSNASENLDSGEPAPSAPQLMESPSPETTEAASNIDLKADNSVSATYRPVHAEDHLYTSLEDAAGPNSLQKGPQTLQEVNQTAEHSSVLVTSPADKPIDGTNPSIAPLPAEVLSKDNFMSDDPGSDCNKLPDEMAEEVIADVEQKQDLTSLKPDSETKRDPICPEQNLTVETDICMTRDIGEVSAERSLQVDSKDPEKDCKLIVEEDNHEEMVIDDKREEDIFDRDIFPLETPMEVCDKGLASMVEAANIVCAGEAHSTKMVQEKESDICLNGSDMTYISESEMIKLLEQDKDDMPDDEPITSSPKDIENTEISQKEGADAFSEPKAETELRAEHSTDDGVLSGEHIAEDASDIQHHHMKTDNVSLTPEDHNLSNGPTFQATSEEKMDSNSNLQGSFLTNFELGLGDDKSQDPTESVLTQDSVSKNCPEQEVMDLQPKDNPDISQPEQALPCGDENREPCGLSPDKREVNSVEDSTLSKTEDHNRPKENIDVCVTLEDNECDENKMQQMNPLESFSVNRAVMESDEETPSSADHKDLFAATVCSNEPGQDKLLECLGDNLPPSQKELSDSNPLLKHDRETEETFQNPERISKPKDANVDPEMEKPPSDILDYLRNTGDGGDSNIAASGEKNKGMPDMEVKQDVLPKENEKIIEKNDEQTDICTQKQTTDLSSDRFSLSTTERVGSKESCNEFGELHATKTDLGKDIKEMIQDPGAAFPKADNEEEMEGDGSATKQISDVISPVARPVFQSSVEDLLDDSDLLENDHQEDADIKGKPSKPLGVGGACLKCGRKIRRGRRELVWLPVCFKCRMAAKKQERLSNQEINDGLGLASLSRKTEICSAEICDSNLKEGILEEPNTILDPLAAGNEQEALGSAAKKMYKCPKCDEAFKIPALLAGHIKCHTLPQCLTCGCQVRLKYKMKRIPRRCQKCFQQLKEKLRAEKAEEGSGEEDSMVSDDNDAGSLADINPDDDELSDKDISLEKAKRKLLKNSMPSTSAYVDELELNESSAGRVDKETEQEIESSDELDISDQNLGLPDGEKPRLCSQCGKAFKCNRSLNLHLLSHTGIQCESCGCRLPKKRRVGRWSKKCRACRLHVKGKLLDGNEDEMSLCSDKLIKQKNAASLRLKAKQTKMMKNAKIQSIIKKKKELKWMNMLLAVKGLMDKSRKKKENALQVANPSKKNENSEGEKCESSSGDNASNYPGYPDMQKAGSSNTSCPPNKALSGTPKQGRKCLYKEKNIIKVEENEVLPFISTSADSISSAFIKEEETWQCFECNQTCPNSEALVDHQRSHISDQTFTCTQCPQVFSSEEYLNIHIHAHDERRPFRCPECDKTFTRRNHLGVHMRVHTGSRPFACPDCPCRFRQKVTLIAHRYSHRNYQLLFTKPFQCSVCSKSFKQKERLVVHERLHTGECPFSCKDCDKVFPSKARLYVHRKMHKMFKASSSIEQSLGCKEVSERQPFKCQDCGKVCSTKASFVLHRKVHRISCGPLQSIKREENEEMHPFSCRECNKVFSSKASLSMHLKIHSVHKATAKSDMGPDFKECFPCKDCGKVCSTKASFVLHRKVHKSPSAAEPNLVIKMESEAPSFVCKDCNKVCSTKASLVLHCKVHKTPTDTETQPFRCKDCDMVCSTKASFVLHRKVHRSPSINQQSSMTDTEPQSYSCKHCDMVCSTKASFVLHSKVHKSLSIDEQDLKANADPQVFNCKHCDMVCSTKASFVLHSKVHRSSLGEQSPKKVERPQSFSCKHCDMVCSTKASFVLHSKKHRSLFGGEQSPKTSEEPHSYQCKHCDMVCSTKASFVLHSKVHRSLVGEQSLNAGEPQSYSCKKCDMVCSTKASFVLHSKVHKSGPNFQAGTEENFYTCKDCNKVCSTKASFILHCKVHKTERSPKGDGAEPFPCKDCSKIFSSKGRLSAHSKVHEDPSNPEQSIDNEIDAEQPKKANEDKPYSCSICGLRFIKLKMLVRHKAVHGQRTVTPCIHCGKRFLYMKSLFNHIKMCQSKGKGKKLLLLKKVAAKRKIPKDGDSTSSEGESTLKKRKIEEKQKAQKLKNKNLAAKAKKIVIKEKGKDKSDPKSKEKRAKGEGEISSEGEGKKMEKQSDGKQEKPSDQTAKEPTLKKDIKIKKIKKELGKDKPQKVVGGGTKKWRMLAASTVKKKNLQAILIGGKKKYILKKKVHLKSKPGGKVGKD; from the coding sequence ATGCAGAACTCAGAAAGAAGCACCAGATTCGGCAGGAAGTTGTCTGAGCACACGGCCTCCCCAGGGCCTGAAAGCCATGGTGACCCCGGGCAGTATCTGTGCATCGAATGCAGCGAGACCTTTGACACCAGGCTGGAGCTGAACTCTCACCGCCAGAGTCATGTGACCAAGAAACAGTTCACATGCACGCACTGCGGCCGAGGCTTCCACCACCAGGTCTTCCTGCAGATGCATGAAAGGAGCCACGAAGACGGAGCTCCGGTGAGATCTACAAGTCGCATCATATCCACCAGAAGCAGCAAGATATCCGATGTGGTGAAACCAACATACACCAAGCCTCAGAGACTCCTCAACTCCATTGTAGAGATAAGAAATGAACAAAAAGTCTGTCAAACCTTCACCCCAAAAGAATTTGTTACCAGGCGGAGCCACGGGGCAGCTTCACCCTCCGGTCAGAAGAAGGACAGCCTCGAGAAGAAGAACTTATTTCAGTTACGAATATCGAAATATTCTGACACAACGGTGCATCTTCTGGATTCGTTTGGAAACTCGATTGAAATATTAGCCGACGTTTTCAACACGTATACGATCGGGGAGCCCAATAAGAACGGGCTGACCACCAATAATGATGAGGCATGTGAGAAGAATGACGAGGCGTCTTCCAATGATTTGACAGAAAAGCCTTCGGTCTCTCTTCAGTCAAATCCCACAGAACCCTCCCAGCTTGAAACGGACGGCGATCTTTTTACTAGTCTTGAGCCAATCACAAGCAATGCTTCTGAGAACCTCGACTCCGGTGAGCCGGCACCATCTGCTCCACAACTGATGGAAAGTCCCAGCCCTGAAACCACTGAGGCTGCTTCTAATATTGACCTCAAGGCAGATAACTCTGTCAGTGCCACATACCGCCCTGTTCATGCTGAAGATCACCTGTATACCTCCCTGGAAGATGCTGCGGGTCCTAATTCTCTACAGAAAGGGCCACAGACTTTGCAGGAAGTCAATCAAACTGCTGAACATAGTTCTGTGTTGGTGACTTCACCTGCTGACAAACCCATAGACGGCACAAATCCTTCCATCGCTCCACTTCCAGCCGAGGTGCTCAGTAAAGATAATTTCATGTCGGATGACCCCGGCTCTGATTGTAATAAATTGCCGGATGAAATGGCTGAAGAGGTGATTGCTGATGTGGAACAAAAACAAGATTTGACTTCATTGAAACCTGATTCTGAGACAAAACGAGATCCAATATGTCCAGAACAGAATCTAACTGTGGAGACAGATATTTGTATGACCCGGGATATCGGTGAAGTGTCAGCAGAGAGAAGTTTGCAGGTGGACAGCAAAGATCCAGAGAAAGATTGTAAGCTTATAGTGGAGGAGGATAATCATGAAGAAATGGTCATTGATGATAAAAGGGAGGAGGACATTTTTGACAGAGACATTTTCCCCTTAGAAACCCCAATGGAGGTTTGTGACAAAGGCCTTGCTTCTATGGTGGAGGCTGCAAACATTGTCTGTGCTGGTGAAGCTCACTCCACAAAGATGGTGCAAGAGAAAGAAAGTGATATCTGCTTAAATGGCAGCGATATGACTTACATCTCTGAAAGTGAAATGATTAAACTGCTGGAGCAGGATAAAGATGACATGCCTGACGACGAACCCATTACCAGCAGCCCTAAAGACattgaaaacacagaaatatctCAGAAGGAGGGCGCTGATGCCTTTTCTGAGCCCAAAGCAGAGACTGAACTGAGAGCAGAGCACAGTACTGATGATGGAGTGCTCAGTGGTGAGCACATTGCAGAAGATGCATCAGATATACAACATCATCATATGAAGACCGATAATGTCAGCTTAACACCTGAAGATCACAACCTGAGCAACGGGCCCACATTTCAGGCCACTTCAGAGGAGAAGATGGATTCCAATTCTAATTTACAGGGAAGTTTTCTTACCAACTTTGAGCTTGGGTTGGGAGATGATAAATCTCAGGATCCCACTGAGAGCGTTCTAACTCAGGATTCAGTGTCAAAGAATTGTCCAGAACAAGAAGTGATGGATTTACAACCAAAAGATAACCCTGATATATCACAACCAGAGCAAGCCCTCCCATGTGGGGATGAAAACCGTGAGCCATGTGGACTCTCCCCTGATAAACGGGAGGTTAATTCTGTAGAGGATTCTACTTTGTCCAAAACTGAAGACCATAACCGCCCTAAGGAGAACATTGATGTCTGTGTTACGCTAGAAGATAATGAGTGTGATGAGAATAAAATGCAGCAGATGAACCCCCTAGAAAGTTTCTCAGTAAATCGTGCAGTGATGGAATCTGACGAGGAGACGCCCAGCAGTGCTGACCACAAGGATCTGTTTGCAGCCACTGTATGCAGCAATGAGCCAGGGCAAGATAAACTCTTGGAATGTTTAGGTGACAATTTGCCCCCTTCACAGAAAGAACTGAGTGATTCTAATCCTTTGCTCAAACATGACCGAGAAACTGAAGAGACTTTCCAAAATCCAGAAAGGATTTCAAAACCAAAAGATGCAAATGTGGATCCGGAAATGGAGAAACCACCTTCGGATATTCTAGATTATTTGCGGAATACCGGTGATGGGGGTGACAGTAACATTGCTGCATCAGGTGAAAAGAATAAAGGGATGCCAGACATGGAGGTAAAACAAGATGTTTtgccaaaagaaaatgaaaagatcaTTGAGAAGAATGATGAACAAACTGATATCTGCACACAAAAACAAACTACAGATCTGTCTTCTGACCGCTTCTCTTTGTCCACCACAGAGCGGGTGGGATCCAAGGAAAGTTGCAATGAGTTTGGCGAGCTGCATGCTACTAAAACTGATCTTGGCAAAGACATAAAAGAAATGATACAAGACCCAGGTGCTGCCTTTCCCAAAGCTGATAATGAGGAGGAGATGGAGGGTGATGGCTCAGCTACTAAGCAAATATCAGATGTCATTTCACCCGTAGCCCGGCCTGTATTCCAGAGTAGTGTAGAAGATCTTCTAGATGATTCAGATCTGCTAGAGAATGACCACCAAGAAGATGcagatattaaaggaaaaccCTCCAAGCCATTGGGCGTTGGTGGAGCATGCTTGAAATGTGGGCGGAAAATAAGACGTGGCAGGAGAGAGTTGGTCTGGTTACCGGTTTGCTTTAAATGCCGCATGGCTGCTAAGAAACAAGAACGTCTTTCTAATCAAGAAATTAATGATGGTTTAGGCCTCGCATCACTctccagaaaaacagaaatttgttCTGCAGAAATTTGTGACTCTAATTTGAAGGAAGGTATCTTGGAAGAGCCCAATACAATTCTGGACCCATTAGCTGCAGGTAATGAACAAGAAGCCCTGGGTTCTGcagctaaaaaaatgtacaaatgtccaAAGTGTGATGAAGCCTTCAAAATTCCTGCACTTCTGGCAGGCCACATAAAATGCCACACCTTACCCCAATGTCTGACCTGTGGCTGTCAGGTGCGACTTAAATATAAGATGAAGCGAATCCCCAGAAGGTGCCAGAAATGTTTCCAGCAACTCAAGGAGAAGCTTAGAGCAGAAAAAGCTGAAGAAGGAAGTGGGGAGGAGGACAGCATGGTCTCCGATGATAATGATGCAGGTTCTCTGGCTGATATAAATCCAGATGATGATGAACTGTCAGATAAAGATATTTCTCTTGAGAAagctaaaagaaaacttttgaaaaattcAATGCCAAGCACAAGTGCGTATGTTGATGAATTAGAACTGAACGAAAGTTCTGCAGGCCGCGTAGATAAAGAGACAGAGCAAGAAATTGAATCATCTGATGAGCTGGATATAAGTGACCAAAATCTTGGCCTGCCAGATGGTGAAAAGCCTCGTTTATGCTCCCAGTGTGGCAAAGCTTTCAAATGTAACCGATCCCTTAATCTTCATCTATTAAGTCACACAGGAATCCAGTGTGAATCATGTGGTTGTCGGCTGCCTAAAAAGCGCAGAGTTGGACGTTGGTCAAAGAAGTGTCGTGCATGTCGCCTCCATGTCAAGGGCAAACTATTGGATGGTAATGAGGATGAAATGAGCCTTTGTAGTGATAAATTAATAAAGCAGAAGAATGCAGCATCTCTTCGACTCAAAGCCAAACAGaccaaaatgatgaaaaatgcaaaaatccaGTCCATTATCAAGAAGAAAAAGGAGCTGAAGTGGATGAACATGCTGCTGGCTGTAAAGGGGCTCATGGATAAatctagaaaaaagaaagaaaatgctttgCAGGTTGCAAATCCCtccaagaaaaatgaaaactctgAAGGTGAAAAATGTGAATCGTCTTCAGGTGACAATGCCAGCAATTACCCAGGTTATCCTGACATGCAGAAAGCTGGCTCTTCAAACACATCATGTCCTCCTAATAAAGCACTAAGTGGTACTCCGAAACAAGGACGGAAATGTTTgtataaagaaaagaacattatAAAGGTGGAGGAGAATGAAGTGCTGCCATTTATTTCTACTTCAGCTGATTCCATTTCCTCTGCATTCATTAAAGAAGAGGAAACATGGCAGTGCTTTGAGTGCAACCAGACCTGCCCAAACTCTGAGGCTTTGGTTGACCATCAACGCAGCCATATTAGTGACCAGACCTTCACATGTACACAGTGTCCACAAGTCTTTTCTAGTGAGGAGTATTTGAATATACACATCCATGCCCATGATGAACGACGTCCCTTTCGCTGCCCAGAATGTGACAAAACCTTCACTAGAAGGAACCATCTTGGTGTCCACATGCGTGTACATACAGGCTCGCGCCCCTTTGCATGTCCTGACTGTCCATGTCGATTTAGGCAGAAAGTCACCCTGATCGCCCATCGTTATTCTCATAGAAATTATCAGCTCTTGTTCACAAAACCATTCCAGTGTTCAGTGTGTAGTAAAAGCTTTAAGCAGAAGGAACGCCTTGTGGTTCATGAACGTCTCCACACTGGTGAATGCCCGTTCTCCTGTAAAGATTGTGACAAGGTGTTCCCTAGCAAGGCAAGGCTTTATGTCCATCGCAAGatgcacaaaatgtttaaagcttCATCAAGTATTGAGCAGAGTTTAGGTTGTAAAGAAGTTTCAGAGAGGCAGCCTTTCAAGTGCCAAGATTGTGGTAAAGTCTGCTCTACCAAAGCAAGCTTTGTTCTTCATCGTAAGGTTCACAGAATATCCTGCGGTCCTTTGCAAAGTATTAAGCGCGAAGAGAATGAAGAAATGCATCCCTTTAGCTGCAGAGAATGTAATAAGGTCTTCTCTTCTAAGGCCAGTCTTTCAATGCATCTGAAAATTCATTCTGTGCATAAGGCAACGGCAAAGTCTGACATGGGCCCTGACTTTAAGGAATGCTTTCCATGCAAAGATTGTGGTAAAGTTTGTTCAACCAAAGCCAGCTTTGTTCTTCACCGTAAAGTGCACAAGTCCCCTTCTGCTGCAGAGCCCAACCTTGTCATCAAAATGGAGTCTGAAGCTCCAAGCTTTGTTTGTAAAGATTGTAACAAAGTTTGTTCCACAAAGGCAAGTCTGGTCCTTCACTGCAAGGTGCACAAGACTCCAACAGATACAGAGACACAACCTTTCAGGTGCAAGGATTGTGATATGGTGTGTTCTACTAAAGCCAGCTTTGTGCTTCATAGGAAGGTGCATAGATCTCCATCCATCAACCAGCAGAGCTCAATGACTGATACAGAGCCACAATCATACAGCTGCAAGCATTGTGACATGGTGTGCTCTACCAAAGCCAGCTTTGTCCTGCACAGTAAAGTGCACAAATCTCTATCCATTGACGAGCAAGATCTCAAAGCTAATGCAGACCCGCAGGTGTTTAACTGCAAGCATTGTGATATGGTGTGCTCCACCAAGGCTAGTTTTGTCCTCCACAGTAAAGTGCATCGGTCATCACTCGGTGAACAAAGCCCTAAAAAAGTGGAAAGGCCACAGTCATTCAGCTGCAAGCATTGTGATATGGTGTGTTCTACCAAGGCCAGCTTTGTTCTTCACAGTAAAAAGCACCGGTCATTATTTGGGGGTGAGCAAAGTCCTAAAACCTCTGAGGAGCCACATTCTTACCAGTGCAAACATTGTGATATGGTGTGTTCTACCAAGGCCAGTTTTGTCCTTCACAGTAAAGTGCACCGGTCATTAGTCGGTGAGCAGAGTCTCAATGCTGGGGAGCCACAGTCTTACAGCTGCAAAAAATGTGATATGGTGTGCTCTACTAAAGCCAGCTTTGTTCTTCATTCCAAGGTGCACAAAAGTGGGCCGAATTTCCAAGCCGGCACTGAGGAAAACTTTTACACTTGCAAGGATTGTAACAAAGTCTGTTCCACCAAGGCCAGCTTTATCCTTCATTGCAAAGTGCACAAGACAGAGCGTAGCCCAAAGGGTGACGGAGCAGAACCTTTTCCCTGTAAGGACTGCAGCAAAATATTTTCCAGCAAAGGTAGACTCTCTGCTCATAGCAAAGTGCACGAGGATCCCTCTAATCCCGAGCAAAGCATTGACAATGAAATTGATGCAGAGCAGCCGAAAAAGGCAAATGAAGACAAACCATATTCGTGTTCAATATGTGGGCTTCGCTTCATTAAACTGAAGATGTTGGTCCGACACAAGGCCGTCCACGGACAGAGAACTGTCACACCTTGTATACATTGCGGAAAGCGATTCTTGTACATGAAATCTCTCTTTAATCACATCAAAATGTGTCAGAGCAAAGGCAAAGGGAAAAAACTCCTCCTTCTAAAAAAGGTC